A window from Drosophila gunungcola strain Sukarami chromosome 2R unlocalized genomic scaffold, Dgunungcola_SK_2 000017F, whole genome shotgun sequence encodes these proteins:
- the LOC128256369 gene encoding probable protein phosphatase CG10417 isoform X2 has product MGAYLSHPKTDKASTDEFNEFLAVGASSMQGWRNSQEDAHNSILNFDKNTSFFAVYDGHGGAEVAQYCAEKLPEFLRNLETYKNNQLENALKDAFLGFDKTLLDPPIVSILKILAGEHNFVDADAEDYDDEDLAELQEESNLPLNEVLEKYKGLPQSHDSIILKSENEANLKMLSPYLRGRRAAAVAAEAANKAVMDPTAKPEGSSTSAAAAAAAASIQKLEDESTVSSSNNAPLKNLTLDKKQESNGSVSKADRVTSSDPRMAEVGKEQKEEKNAQESFVSGSNDIGKANRSAQTLKGVITGISSTSKESEKILKKTNSQEDESTDDDADYEENDQVESPDVSSAESSDEDVKDSAANDDDDDDDVSY; this is encoded by the exons ATGGGTGCCTACTTGTCGCATCCGAAGACCGATAAAGCATCTACAGATGAATTTAATGAGTTTCTTGCAGTGGGAGCCAGCTCAATGCAGGGCTGGAGAAACAGTCAAGag GATGCACACAActccattttgaattttgacaAAAACACGTCGTTTTTTGCTGTGTATGATGGACATGGCGGTGCTGAGGTAGCCCAATATTGTGCCGAAAAGTTGCCAGAGTTCCTTAGAAATTTAGaaacgtataaaaataatcaacttGAAAACGCACTCAAAGATGCATTTTTAGGATTTGATAAAACGCTGCTTGATCCACCGATTGTCAGCATACTAAAAATATTGGCAGGTGAACATAATTTCGTCGATGCCGATGCGGAGGATTACGATGATGAAGATTTAGCTGAATTGCAAGAGGAGAGCAACTTGCCGTTGAATGAAGTTCTGGAAAAATACAAAGGACTTCCTCAATCACACGATTCAATCATTCTAAAATCCGAGAACGaagccaatttaaaaatgctttctCCTTATTTGCGCGGTCGTCGCGCTGCAGCTGTAGCAGCCGAAGCTGCTAATAAAGCTGTAATGGACCCTACAGCTAAACCAGAAGGATCTTCCACctcggcagcagcagctgcagctgctgcctCTATACAAAAACTCGAAGACGAATCAACTGTGAGCAGTAGTAATAATGctccattaaaaaatttaactctTGATAAAAAACAGGAATCGAATGGGTCCGTTTCAAAGGCAGATAGGGTTACTTCTTCTGATCCCAGAATGGCAGAAGTGGGCAAAGAGCAGAAGGAAGAAAAGAATGCACAAGAATCATTCGTATCTGGTTCTAACGATATCGGCAAAGCGAATCGAAGCGCACAAACATTAAAAGGCGTTATTACTGGAATTTCGTCTACTAGCAAAGAATCTGAAAAAATCCTAAAAAAGACAAATTCTCAAGAAGATGAGTCAACAGACGACGATGCCGATTACGAAGAAAATGACCAGGTTGAGAGTCCTGATGTTTCATCTGCAGAAAGCTCTGATGAAGATGTAAAAGATAGTGCTGCcaacgatgacgatgacg